One genomic segment of Brassica napus cultivar Da-Ae chromosome A3, Da-Ae, whole genome shotgun sequence includes these proteins:
- the LOC106439395 gene encoding leucine-rich repeat extensin-like protein 2 isoform X2, which produces MRQRHIVTSFDMEQHSHPDTPHMNPVPTFLQEPYDNNSMLNGLPQYPPPPPPHHHHHHHHHQRASNLGPTMSTPPNLYLPYEPLHAHPLAPGSHESNPHFMGHGYKRKSDEVIIPGNYQYLTEPAPPPETAPLAFPHYATNAYPQPMDQRSVRSRLGAVTMDPPYSQGNYPFPPPAPIWYDQHVNDNNTSDGSSSSSYWLQPPSIPFMHGNAAPRFHEASSSRNDVPFAYPTPNYFSHHPAPPPPPPTLYPPRMTSTSYTVPMTIHDAPYRNVGPVQSTGLRINRQHPRDGFSPAASLRHYGLPPHLRAFPAYEDAFFVEGEFFDDDEVDDHQDMRLDIEDMSYEELLDLSDHIGTVKTGLSEETVKDLVKRRTYISTRINLEEAPSTDLETDSCTICQETYKNRDKIATLDCKHEYHPACLEKWLVIKNVCPICKSEALVMDKNKER; this is translated from the exons ATGAGACAAAGACATATAGTGACTAGCTTCGACATGGAGCAGCATTCTCATCCAGACACCCCACACATGAACCCTGTTCCTACTTTCTTGCAAGAGCCTTATGACAACAACTCTATGCTTAACGGTCTTCCACAGTATCCTCCTCCTCCccctcctcatcatcatcatcatcaccatcatcatcaacgTGCTTCCAATCTTGGTCCTACCATGTCAACCCCACCAAATCTCTACCTCCCTTACGAGCCTCTTCATGCTCATCCCTTAGCTCCTGGAAGTCATGAGAGTAATCCACATTTTATGGGCCATGGATACAAGAGAAAGAGCGACGAAGTTATTATACCTGGAAACTATCAGTATCTTACTGAACCAGCACCACCTCCGGAGACAGCGCCTTTGGCATTCCCACACTATGCTACTAATGCTTACCCACAACCAATGGATCAGCGAAGTGTGAGGAGCAGACTAGGAGCAGTCACAATGGATCCTCCTTACTCTCAAGGAAACTATCCTTTTCCACCTCCTGCCCCAATCTGGTATGACCAACATGTTAATGACAACAACACGTCTGATGGATCATCATCCTCTTCGTATTGGCTCCAACCACCCTCTATACCTTTTATGCATG GTAATGCTGCTCCGAGGTTCCATGAAGCATCTAGTAGCAGAAACGATGTACCATTTGCGTACCCTACTCCTAACTACTTTAGCCATCATCCggcacctcctcctcctcctcccaccTTATACCCTCCTCGCATGACGTCAACCTCATACACTGTTCCCATGACTATTCATGATGCTCCGTACAGAAACGTGGGGCCGGTTCAATCAACTGGGCTGAGGATTAACCGGCAACATCCTCGAGATGGTTTTTCTCCTGCAGCGAGTCTTAGACACTATGGACTGCCTCCTCACCTTAGAGCATTCCCCGCTTAT GAAGATGCATTTTTCGTGGAAGGAGAGTTCTTCGACGATGATGAGGTTGATGATCATCAGGACATGCGCTTGGACATAGAGGACATGTCATATGAG GAGCTTCTTGATTTGAGCGACCATATTGGAACAGTGAAGACTGGCTTATCAGAAGAAACCGTTAAAGATCTTGTGAAAAGAAGAACCTACATATCCACCAGAATCAACCTGGAAGAAGCTCCATCTACCGATCTAGAAACAGATTCTTGCACCATATGCCAG GAAACCTACAAGAACCGAGATAAGATCGCAACGCTGGACTGCAAGCACGAGTACCATCCAGCATGCTTGGAGAAGTGGTTGGTCATCAAGAACGTCTGCCCAATCTGTAAATCAGAGGCACTGGTCATGGACAAGAACAAGGAACGATAA
- the LOC106439393 gene encoding transcription factor TCP4 has protein sequence MAEDDEAHRFLHPPAPPSSSSMRRRATSEAANGGCGEIVEVQGGHIVRSTGRKDRHSKVCTAKGPRDRRVRLSAHTAIQFYDVQDRLGFDRPSKAVDWLIKKAKTSIDELAQLPPWDPADAIRNAAANAKPRRTAAKARVSPSPPPQQLQFSGGTAVGFAGATERRSNDNNQSSFLPPSMDSDSIADTIKSFFPVVGSTAEAPPHQLMHNYHHHHPPDLLSRTNSQNQDLRLSLQPFPDGPPSLLHHHSVAEPVLFYGQSNPLGYDTSTGGWEQQSIQRLVAWNSGGANDTGNGGGGGGFLFAPPPNHPTSTTSFQPVLGQSQLYSQRGPLQSSYSPMIRAWFDPTHHHHQSISTDDLNHHHHHMPPPIASGEFSSGFRVPARFQGQEEEQHDGLNNKPSSASRH, from the coding sequence ATGGCAGAAGACGACGAAGCTCACCGCTTCCTCCACCCTCCAGCACCgccgtcttcttcttcaatgagACGCCGCGCTACGTCGGAGGCGGCGAACGGCGGCTGCGGCGAGATAGTCGAGGTGCAAGGAGGTCACATTGTGCGGTCCACGGGAAGGAAAGACCGGCACAGCAAAGTCTGCACGGCGAAAGGGCCACGTGACCGGCGCGTGAGGCTATCGGCTCACACGGCGATTCAGTTCTACGACGTTCAAGACCGGCTTGGGTTCGACCGGCCGAGCAAAGCCGTTGACTGGCTTATCAAAAAAGCGAAGACTTCCATCGACGAGCTCGCTCAGCTTCCGCCGTGGGATCCGGCGGATGCGATTCGCAACGCCGCCGCGAACGCTAAACCGAGAAGAACCGCCGCGAAAGCTCGAGTTTCTCCATCTCCTCCGCCGCAGCAGCTTCAGTTCAGCGGCGGAACGGCCGTGGGATTCGCCGGAGCAACGGAACGTCGGAGTAATGATAATAACCAGTCGAGCTTTCTTCCGCCGTCGATGGACTCAGATTCGATTGCTGACACTATAAAGTCGTTTTTCCCGGTGGTTGGCTCCACGGCGGAGGCTCCGCCGCATCAGCTTATGCACAactaccatcatcatcatccgcCGGATTTGCTTTCAAGAACCAATAGTCAAAACCAAGATCTCCGTCTCTCGCTGCAACCGTTCCCGGATGGTCCACCATCGCTTCTCCACCACCACTCCGTAGCCGAGCCTGTTCTGTTCTACGGACAGAGCAATCCGCTAGGGTATGACACGTCGACGGGTGGCTGGGAGCAACAGTCAATTCAGAGACTGGTGGCTTGGAACAGCGGCGGAGCAAACGATACAGGaaacggaggaggaggaggagggtttCTGTTTGCTCCTCCTCCTAATCATCCTACTTCAACGACGTCGTTTCAGCCAGTACTTGGCCAAAGCCAGCTTTATTCTCAGAGGGGTCCCCTTCAGTCCAGTTACAGTCCCATGATCCGTGCTTGGTTTGATCCTACTCACCACCATCATCAATCCATCTCCACTGACGATctcaaccaccaccaccaccatatgcCTCCGCCAATTGCTTCAGGTGAGTTCTCTTCCGGTTTTCGGGTACCAGCACGGTTTCAGggtcaagaagaggagcagcaCGACGGTCTAAACAACAAACCGTCCTCTGCTTCTCGCCATTGA
- the LOC106439396 gene encoding ras-related protein RABA1g, with the protein MAAYRADDDYDFLYKVVLIGDSGVGKSNLLSRFTRNEFSLESKSTIGVEFATRSIRVDEKVVKAQIWDTAGQERYRAITSAYYRGAVGAFLVYDVTRRVTFENVERWLKELRDHTDANIVCMLVGNKADLRHLRAVSTEDATAFAERESTFFMETSALEALNVEDAFTQVLSQIYRVASKKALDVGGDDHAALPKGQSINVGGKDDVSEVKKVGCCSS; encoded by the exons ATGGCGGCGTACAGAGCTGACGACGATTACGATTTCCTCTACAAGGTGGTCCTGATCGGAGACTCCGGCGTCGGCAAATCCAACCTCCTCTCTCGCTTTACCCGCAACGAGTTCAGCCTCGAGTCCAAATCCACGATCGGCGTCGAGTTCGCCACCAGAAGCATCCGCGTCGACGAAAAAGTCGTCAAGGCTCAGATTTGGGACACCGCAGGTCAAGAAAG gtACCGAGCGATCACGAGCGCGTACTACCGAGGAGCCGTAGGAGCGTTCCTTGTCTACGACGTTACACGGCGCGTGACGTTCGAGAACGTCGAGAGGTGGCTCAAGGAGCTCAGAGACCACACCGACGCCAACATCGTCTGTATGCTCGTCGGCAACAAGGCTGACTTGCGTCACCTACGAGCCGTTTCCACCGAAGACGCAACGGCCTTTGCCGAGAGAGAGAGCACGTTCTTCATGGAGACGTCAGCGCTCGAAGCTTTGAACGTTGAGGACGCTTTCACTCAAGTGCTTTCTCAGATATACCGCGTGGCGAGCAAGAAGGCGTTGGATGTTGGTGGAGACGATCATGCTGCGTTGCCTAAAGGGCAGAGTATTAACGTTGGGGGTAAGGATGATGTCTCTGAGGTCAAGAAAGTTGGATGCTGCTCAAGTTGA
- the LOC106439395 gene encoding probable E3 ubiquitin-protein ligase ZFP1 isoform X1, which translates to MRQRHIVTSFDMEQHSHPDTPHMNPVPTFLQEPYDNNSMLNGLPQYPPPPPPHHHHHHHHHQRASNLGPTMSTPPNLYLPYEPLHAHPLAPGSHESNPHFMGHGYKRKSDEVIIPGNYQYLTEPAPPPETAPLAFPHYATNAYPQPMDQRSVRSRLGAVTMDPPYSQGNYPFPPPAPIWYDQHVNDNNTSDGSSSSSYWLQPPSIPFMHGNGNAAPRFHEASSSRNDVPFAYPTPNYFSHHPAPPPPPPTLYPPRMTSTSYTVPMTIHDAPYRNVGPVQSTGLRINRQHPRDGFSPAASLRHYGLPPHLRAFPAYEDAFFVEGEFFDDDEVDDHQDMRLDIEDMSYEELLDLSDHIGTVKTGLSEETVKDLVKRRTYISTRINLEEAPSTDLETDSCTICQETYKNRDKIATLDCKHEYHPACLEKWLVIKNVCPICKSEALVMDKNKER; encoded by the exons ATGAGACAAAGACATATAGTGACTAGCTTCGACATGGAGCAGCATTCTCATCCAGACACCCCACACATGAACCCTGTTCCTACTTTCTTGCAAGAGCCTTATGACAACAACTCTATGCTTAACGGTCTTCCACAGTATCCTCCTCCTCCccctcctcatcatcatcatcatcaccatcatcatcaacgTGCTTCCAATCTTGGTCCTACCATGTCAACCCCACCAAATCTCTACCTCCCTTACGAGCCTCTTCATGCTCATCCCTTAGCTCCTGGAAGTCATGAGAGTAATCCACATTTTATGGGCCATGGATACAAGAGAAAGAGCGACGAAGTTATTATACCTGGAAACTATCAGTATCTTACTGAACCAGCACCACCTCCGGAGACAGCGCCTTTGGCATTCCCACACTATGCTACTAATGCTTACCCACAACCAATGGATCAGCGAAGTGTGAGGAGCAGACTAGGAGCAGTCACAATGGATCCTCCTTACTCTCAAGGAAACTATCCTTTTCCACCTCCTGCCCCAATCTGGTATGACCAACATGTTAATGACAACAACACGTCTGATGGATCATCATCCTCTTCGTATTGGCTCCAACCACCCTCTATACCTTTTATGCATGGTAatg GTAATGCTGCTCCGAGGTTCCATGAAGCATCTAGTAGCAGAAACGATGTACCATTTGCGTACCCTACTCCTAACTACTTTAGCCATCATCCggcacctcctcctcctcctcccaccTTATACCCTCCTCGCATGACGTCAACCTCATACACTGTTCCCATGACTATTCATGATGCTCCGTACAGAAACGTGGGGCCGGTTCAATCAACTGGGCTGAGGATTAACCGGCAACATCCTCGAGATGGTTTTTCTCCTGCAGCGAGTCTTAGACACTATGGACTGCCTCCTCACCTTAGAGCATTCCCCGCTTAT GAAGATGCATTTTTCGTGGAAGGAGAGTTCTTCGACGATGATGAGGTTGATGATCATCAGGACATGCGCTTGGACATAGAGGACATGTCATATGAG GAGCTTCTTGATTTGAGCGACCATATTGGAACAGTGAAGACTGGCTTATCAGAAGAAACCGTTAAAGATCTTGTGAAAAGAAGAACCTACATATCCACCAGAATCAACCTGGAAGAAGCTCCATCTACCGATCTAGAAACAGATTCTTGCACCATATGCCAG GAAACCTACAAGAACCGAGATAAGATCGCAACGCTGGACTGCAAGCACGAGTACCATCCAGCATGCTTGGAGAAGTGGTTGGTCATCAAGAACGTCTGCCCAATCTGTAAATCAGAGGCACTGGTCATGGACAAGAACAAGGAACGATAA
- the BNAA03G33690D gene encoding uncharacterized protein BNAA03G33690D, whose product MNKTARIDIPSSSSPAPASADGELNEDDIFSIDITHAPKHSPSSSPAQHPPARQLQRTKSGLKNVEASGILAALPEPSGNSYLNHVFHHKPAAVLSTSVSSTASSTSSSSSARIIPSAPKPPQERVPFTASLGGGGRYPQSAPLQVPLAMRSRHKKEFKLTDAVVDEEEEEDEGERLPPHEIVARSLAQSSLLSCSVLEGAGRTLKGRDLRQVRNAVFRRTGFID is encoded by the coding sequence ATGAACAAAACCGCACGAATCGATATCCCCTCATCGTCTTCTCCAGCTCCAGCTTCAGCAGACGGTGAGCTCAACGAAGACGACATCTTCTCAATAGACATAACTCACGCGCCCAAACACTCTCCATCCTCTTCTCCTGCTCAGCACCCACCTGCCCGCCAGCTTCAAAGAACCAAAAGCGGTTTAAAAAACGTGGAAGCTTCTGGTATCCTCGCGGCTCTTCCCGAGCCTTCAGGGAACAGTTACTTAAACCATGTCTTCCACCACAAGCCTGCAGCTGTTCTCTCCACTTCGGTCTCCTCCACAGCTTCTTCAACGTCCTCTTCGTCTTCCGCTCGTATCATCCCCTCAGCTCCTAAACCGCCTCAAGAGAGGGTTCCGTTCACAGCTTCTTTAGGTGGTGGAGGGAGGTATCCTCAGTCAGCTCCTCTTCAAGTGCCGTTGGCGATGAGGAGTCGTCACAAGAAGGAGTTCAAGCTGACTGATGCGGTGGtggatgaggaggaggaggaagatgaagGGGAAAGGCTTCCGCCTCATGAGATTGTAGCTCGGTCTTTGGCGCAGTCTTCGTTGCTGTCTTGCTCTGTGCTTGAAGGAGCGGGGAGAACACTTAAAGGGAGAGATCTCAGGCAGGTGAGGAACGCTGTTTTCAGAAGAACCGGTTTCATAGATtga
- the LOC106439397 gene encoding reticulon-4-interacting protein 1, mitochondrial-like yields MRGMRSLRGTSKAVSIFRPAKLSSLRSIFTGCRAVMLPRFGGPEVLELRENVPVPNLNPNEVLVRAKAVSVNPLDCRIRAGYGRSVFQPHLPIIIGRDVSGEVAAVGNSVKSFRVGQEVFGALHPTALRGTYTDYGILSEEELTEKPASVSHVEASAIPFAALTAWRALKSNARILEGQRVLIFGGGGAVGFAAIQIAVASGCHVTASCVGQTRERILAAGAEQAVDYTTEDIEMVVKGKFDAVLDTIGRPETERIGINFLRKGGNYMTLQGEAASLTDRYGFVIGLPLATSLLAKKKIQYQYSHGIDYWWSYMRADPEGLAEIQRLVGAGKLKIPVEKTFPITEVVAAHEAKEKKEIPGKVVLEL; encoded by the exons ATGCGAGGGATGAGATCACTTCGCGGTACTTCAAAAGCCGTATCGATTTTCCGTCCGGCGAAATTAAGCTCTCTTCGGAGCATCTTCACCGGTTGCCGTGCCGTGATGCTGCCTCGATTCGGCGGCCCGGAGGTTCTGGAGCTCCGGGAGAATGTTCCGGTGCCGAATCTCAACCCCAACGAGGTTCTCGTAAGGGCGAAAGCTGTCTCCGTCAATCCTCTTGATTGCAGA ATACGAGCTGGATATGGGCGTTCTGTGTTTCAGCCGCATCTACCTATTATCATTGGACGTGATGTTAGTGGTGAGGTTGCTGCAGTTGGGAACTCTGTTAAGTCGTTTAGAGTAGGGCAAGAAGTTTTTGGTGCCTTGCATCCTACTGCGTTGAGAGGTACTTACACTGATTATGGGATACTTTCTGAGGAGGAACTTACTGAGAAGCCAGCGTCAGTTTCTCATGTG GAGGCAAGTGCTATTCCTTTCGCAGCGTTGACTGCTTGGCGTGCTTTGAAGAGTAATGCTCGTATACTCGAAGG ACAAAGGGTATTAATTTTTGGGGGAGGAGGAGCGGTGGGTTTTGCAGCAATCCAGATTGCGGTAGCCTCTGGGTGTCATGTTACAGCCTCTTGTGTGGGTCAGACCAGAGAGAGAATACTAGCAGCTGGTGCTGAGCAAGCTGTTGACTACACAACCGAG GACATTGAGATGGTGGTAAAAGGGAAGTTTGACGCTGTGTTGGATACTATTGGTCGGCCTGAAACCGAGAGGATAGGCATAAACTTCTTGAGGAAGGGTGGAAACTATATGACTCTCCAG GGTGAGGCTGCATCATTAACTGATAGATACGGTTTTGTAATTGGGCTTCCGCTTGCAACTTCACTCTTAgcgaagaagaagatacaataTCAGTATTCTCATGGAATAG ACTACTGGTGGTCGTATATGAGGGCTGATCCTGAAGGTCTAGCTGAGATTCAGCGGTTAGTTGGAGCAGGAAAGCTAAAGATACCAGTGGAAAAAACATTTCCGATAACCGAAGTTGTAGCAGCTCATGAAGCCaaggagaagaaagagattCCGGGCAAGGTGGTCCTAGAGCTCTGA